In Poecile atricapillus isolate bPoeAtr1 chromosome 1, bPoeAtr1.hap1, whole genome shotgun sequence, the sequence TTCTGATAATCTTTGTAGCCCTCCTTTGGACTTCCTCTATTATACTGGGGGCCACAGTGCTGGACACAGTACTCCAAGTGGTCTCACAAGAGCAGAATAGAGGGGAAGAATTACCTCCCTTGACCTGTTGGTCATGcctcttttgatgcagcccatGATGCAGTTTGCTTTCTGGAAAAGTTATCAATGCATTCCAGGAACCTCCTGAATTGCTTATGCCCGCCTGTGTTGCCTCTCCAACAGATACGGGGTGGCTGCAGTCCCCCATGAAGACTAGGCCTTGTGAACACGAGGTTGCTCTTACCTATAGAGGGCTTCATCCTCTCAGTCTTCCTGGTTGGGCAATCAGTAGCAGATCCCCCCTGTCACCTGTGTTTGCCCTCCCTTTAATCCTGACCCATAAGTTCTTGATGGACTCCTCATCCATCCCTAGGCTGAGCTCCATGCACTCCAAATGGAGCTCTGTGCACTCCAACCAATCATTGACATAGAAGGTGACACCTCCTCCTCGCCTCCAGTGCCTCCTCTTCCTGATGAGCCTGCATCCTTCCATATCAACAAACCAGTCACAGGAGTTATGCCACCCCATCTCTGTAACAGCCCTGCACACTAGTCATGACAAACAAGCAGGATtaggaaaagcaatttttacAAACTCTGTGTTACTGGAAGCTGTTTAACAAAAGACTTGGCATGGGTATTTCCATACTGCCAGAGTGTCACTTCTCATCAGGCACCTGCTACCAGGAAATTTGCTGAGGCCTATCTGCAATGCTGGGACAGCTCAGAATCTGCAAAAAATAAGGTTTCTTCATTTCTTCCAAACAAGGAATCTCTCTCTGGCAGGAGGTCTTCTCTAGGAAGAACTCCTGTAAGTACAACTGCactgaaaagaaagatttttatcAAGAAGACCCTCAAGACTCTCAAGGCAAAGTCAAGGGCACAAATGTATGTCAGAACATCCAGAAACATTCATCTATTGTGCTTTtgttgcctttctctggacTCACTTTATTATGAGAGATGGTATGAAGGCATCAGACATCCTGGGGGCTAGAAAATGGTTCTTCACAGTCACTTTGAGAAGACAAGTTCCCTTATCACTCTTGCACCAAACTAGTAAGTGACAAACTAGGATTAAACTTCCAAACCTGAAAGTTCAAGTCAAGGGATTTAACTCTATAAACTGCCAAATTTAACTCTAACTGGAAAATCTGGCAGATCTACTGCTGCCCTTTTTCAAACCCAGGCCCCAGGTGTTAGTGGAgacatagaaataaaaattgtctTTCTGTCTTCAGTTACAGATGTCCATTAGACAGTATCCAGAGTCCAGGAAGTTAGTTTCATGACAGCTTGATCTGAAGATCCTCCCCATATTTTTGGATCAACTTCACATGGTTATGGTCCACTGACCATTGCTCTGGGAGGTGCTTGGGCTTCATGCTGTCCAAGAAATGCTGCCGCCAGCGTCTTTCCAGCTGCATAAGAGAGCGCAGGCCTCCTTTAGCACAACACTGCACCACCTTCAGCCCATGTGGCACGTAGCTCTCATTGCAGATCCTGCCATGACACAAGCACAATTTATTTTCACACAAGCCCACTGTCAGACTCCAGATCTGTCTCCAGTGAACAGCAAGGCACTGAAGATACTTTCAGCTGCAGAGTTTAAAGACAAAGAGCAAGCTAACCAAGAGAGAGAATTTTAAGCTTTGCTTCAGCTTTTGCCAGACTGTTTTCTGCAACACAGTTATACTGTAAAGCTGGTTTCCCTGAACTGAGAAAGTGTTCTTCCTTACAGCAACACTAAACAAAGCTCTTAAGGTCCATTACAACCTCCTCAGGAGACTGCAAATTTCTCAAGGCAAGAATCATACGACGCCTAAGAGTGCTGAGCCTGTCACTGAATTCCCTGCCTGGATGGGTTCTGAGTTACAACATCTGCACTTTACAAATAACAGCAAGCATAACGAGgacaaaatacacatttcatgCAGAGACTAGACAATTGTCTAGTGGCTTTGAGAAAGTGAAGAAGACTTCTGATATGACTGTTCTTCAGACTCTCTTCCTGATCTGTCCTTCAGAAGAAGTGTAAAACGTTGGAGGGGAAGATGGAGAGCAAGATCAGAAGACTggtgaggaggaagggaaagtgGGAAAGAGACAAGAGCTGTGGTCCAGAGACAGGACCCAGTGGTGGGTTGAGGGGAGATGGgtacaaacaaaaacaaaaccagtaagGAATGCAGTATAAATGACTAAAAACCTTACATCCAGCCTACATGGGCTTGCTATACCTGGTTTCCAgaccagctgctgcctggagcatctctggaGTGACTGTGTCTGAGTTATAGAAGTCCTTGATgctttgcagcagctctgcccttcGGGGTTCAGGCAGGCTGTCTGCATTCAGCAGGGCTCGCGCCCCCGAGCGCACTTGCCTGCGCAGAGGGTCCTCCAGGAGACGCACACCTTCCTCGGAGCCGATTGGAGCCCCGAACTCCTGGGCCAGCTGCTGCTTGAGGTGGTTGTCATAGTAATTGGAGATGGCATGGCAGGAtgtgcagagcaggagcacGTCATGCGAGTTGTGGTCCTTCATCTGGATGGGGAAGTGTCTTCTGTATTCATGAGGAACAACATTCTTCCTAGAGAAGACAAAACAGACAGCTCAttgcatttgtctggagctgctgctccccagttccttctcttcctgcccCAGAAAGAGATAACTAAAACTAAAAGTCCAGGTAAGCAAAGATTACCAGGACACATAAATCACAGaaagtgattatttttattattttcatttgtagTTCTCTCTCGagattttctgcatttctcttttttcctttccaaaatttATCATTTTCAATTAAAGATTCatattgtaaaagaaaaaataaaaaatcaagtAATGCACTATGAGAAGTACACTTCTCTACTAATCAGTAGCAGCcaaaaagacaaagagaaaaacctTGGTTTTTTTTGATCTCATGAGCTTTAGGCTCACCTAaacttttcaaaaataaaggATTAAGTAGTGGAAGGAACAGTACTGCTCTTTTCGGAGGGGATGCCACCCACCCAATGTGTGTCAGCACACTGCTGCCCCCATCACTCAAACTGCAGCACATGCAAGTTCCATATGCTTTGATCTCTCCTGGGATCAATATCTCCTGCCTCTGTAAGAGGAAAGGCTGGTCTCTTCAGTGTCTCACACAGCCAAACAACTGCAGAGCACTCAAACAGTGTACCATCCAGGACATGAGCAAGCACAATGTTTCAGGCCACTAACCAAACTTCTGGATACCAAACTTGATGCAGATTTCAGTCCTATTCTAGAAGATGCATTTTTCTCCTACCCACTAAACAACTCACCGGATATAGGATTCTCGCTTGCCACACACAACACAGAGGTTTTCCTTGACTGTCAGGTAATAATCAACTTGAGATTCAGGACGTCCTGAAGGCTCAAACCGCAGCTTCACAACAAAAGGATCTGTGCTAACTAGCTCTAAAAGGAtaaaggcaaagaaaatattcaagaCAAATTGTATTGAAAAGCTAAAATAACAATGCTACAATGTAAGTGAATCCTAGTGAATTGCCAGCAGTACCTCCAATAAAAAAGGATGCAAAAAAATTCATGCTCCATtatgaagaagaggaagaagagagagagaggggagaggtggcagagggggacaggggggagagagggggagagagagctgcATTTCAAATACTAACAGGAAAACTGGTATGCCTACCTCCAATCCCCTTGTCCAAATACCACTGAGCCTTCTTGCGATCACAAGTGCACAGGGGCTGTCCATCTGGTGCATGCAGGAAGCAGTTGTCATACAATGGAGATTTTCTATGAAACAAAGGCAGTATTACAGCAGCTATAATAGCatgcaaaaaaccccagagcttTCTATAACCCTGTGTGCCACTGCAGTTCAGGCAGCTCCCTCTGAATCACAGGAGTACCCTTAAACACAAACTTGAGGCTGCTGAGAcactccccaggctgctgctcagggaagtaCATCTGAAAATCTATCCAGGGTTCACCAACTGACTCTAAGGTATCTTTGCTCTCCTGCTGCCAACAGAATTCTAACTCCTGAATCCCAATTTTCAAGAGATGCCATCAATTAagacagcatttttttaaaaattaattagaaaacaaaagagaattGAAGTCACAAAGGATGATGAGCACTCTTAAGAGTAAGATCTTAAGAGTAAGCATCAACTTACAGGCAAGGCAGTTTCAAGGATCAACTGCCTAAGCCtagattttaatgttttattatgaaaatttttctaaaatttagtGTGAATAGCAATTACTTTATTCACCCAAGAGAAATGGTCCAAAAACGCTCTTGCAGCACTGGGAACTTGAACACATGAGTTCAGGAGAACAACAAAGCTGAGCTGGTGCCCTCAAACACAGGCAGGCCCCAACCTCTGACAGTGACAAGAAGTCCTGCTTGAGCAGTCTCTGGCAGTTTGTGGCAGTACGTGGAAGGGCTCTGTTCtgcagaaaacatttccttACTCTGTCAACCTCCTTCAAACAAAACTGAAGCAtggagcaggctgggctcagagaGGACCTGGGAGGAACTGGCCAGACATATCACAACATACTGCAGAAaagtttcctttcctctctaCGGTGAGATTGTACAATTTAGTACTCAGCAGGGCTCTACCAGCTAACAAAGTTGATTCACAGGCTATGTaatcaaaaaaaattatttcttctgagGTCTGTGAGGGGAAAACAGAAGACACACGAGGTTTCCTTCCACTGAGCATCAACACTTCAACTCAGTTACTGTAATTTCAGTACTTCCCAACTCTAAATgaataaacattaaaattaaacagaattAAACAGAAAGGAAGAGTGAAAAAGGACTTTCAAAACCACATCCACTGTCTTATTACAGACCAGAGCCACATTGctgtaaatactgaaaaaagCAGTGAGTCTACATATCTCTCATGAAGTCAAGCAcagttaaaaaccaaaaataaataaacatatatGGGGGAGATCTTAATTTATCTTGGAAtgtaattttgtttaaatttttatcCTCCTATGAGACATAGTCCTTCCATTTTGTATTACACAGTCtccaagtaaaaaaaaattaaaaaaaagagggaCTTGCTCTGTAAAACACAATACTGTTAATCACTGCTAATGAAATCAATACTATTGATTACACTAAAATTTCTCTGTTGCTAATCCAATAaccttaaaaaggaaaaaatacaaatacaaaaatgtatttatttcctAGTGATAATTACGTATAATTTTAGTTATGTCCAGTGATAAAATTTATTAGATTGTATCCGACCAAAACCAAACATATAGATATCCCACATCTTCCACTGCATTGAGCTTGAAGTGACTTTTCCAacttgtttttcatttaaaaacaacTGAACTCTTATTAGCAAAAGCCCACTAAAATTTAAGGATTCACTCCAATAAACCGCCTGCAAGGATGATAATCCTGAATCCAGCAACAGCTGCCTCTGCAGGGCCAAAGCAGAACTATtctctccccctgccccctggCCAACACAGAAGGGCACTGCTTTGCCGCTACcacaggctgctccttcctgTGCCCTCTGGCACCTCACATACCATGTCTTACCCCTGCTAACCTCAGCTTTCAGCCCTGACATCTCTGTGGCCATGGAGACATGAGACAGCAAAGGACAAGCAACAGTCCACAAGGCAGATCCTGATGAAAGGAGAAGCTCTGTGCACTTGCCATCTTTTCCTTGGAGAAGACAGGGCACAGCTGTTTGAGtagcagaatcacagaaccatagaacagttggaagggatccatcaggatcattgagtccaactcctggccctgctcaggACACCTTGGATACCCAAGAATAACACCTGGAAAGCCAACTGCCATGACTCTGCTCTCTGGCTAATGCTTCcacaggggaaggaaggaaagaagggaaaaactTAAAGACAACACCTCAACTTGTTCATGATCTAAGTACAGATCTAAGTGCTCCCACTTTCAATACCACCtagaggaaaatgaggaaaacagaaacaggatATGACCCCCTGACTGCTAGGTTCTGTGTTCCTTTTCCTAGTTCACACAATCTACTTTGTTTAATGACTAGAGCATGAGGCAACACTCAGGGTTTTCCGTATGCGATACAAAGAGTAAGATGTGCTCACATACTCACCGTGCAGAATATCCCACACCCAGAGGCTTTCGCTTCTGTCTCCGTGGATCTCTCATTTGCTGATTGCCAGAGGGTTGGCCATTCACCCAAGATTTCCgattctttgttttctgagggGAACGTACCTCTCCACTCTTCTCCTCTCCTGTGCTGCCACTCTTCCTTCCTCTAAATGGGATATCCACCAAGCCCTGGCATTTACCCTGTACTTTCTCCCAATTAGTGAGAGAGTTTTCACCTTCAGACGTATCAGGGAGGCTGGCAAATCCCAGCAAATGGAAGAATAGAGCCACTGAGACCTGGGCATCCCTAGCAGCATAGAGAACCTgcagaaaagcacagaaattaaGATAATGACAAACAGCAAATACTCCCAATGTTATCAGTCTTTAGCACAAGGTACAGTAAAACCAGAAGCTCGATTCATTTCCTTTTGAAGTTCACATGAGAAGTTTTGCCAGTTGAGAGGCACTTTTGTAACATCATCACATCCCACTACCCTGGGGTAGTGCCCCCAAGAACTGCAAGGgactgaaaatatatttaggtCAGATATCCTCCAACCTCACCAATCCCCCCCTCATAAAAAGTTCCCTTTTGACACAGCGGCTGAGTATTCAGCatgttttttttgtcttgtcaCTCCCTCTGCTGGTCACTACTTGTGAAGGCATGTACAGCTCGACTAAAGAAGTCAGGGAAAACAACAATGGTCTAAAGAAGGTGAACAAGATTTCCAGTATCTCTCTAATACTGCAGACTGCTACAGACTGAAGGAAATAATGAAAAGGTCAGGTCTTGGAAACATTTCTTCAAAGTATCTTTCCTCACATATCTTTCAGGACTAAAGGAAAACAAGGGTAAAGAATCCAGGGAGAATagcaaaaaaattatcttcatggaaaaggagggaaatgtAAGCAGTGAGCCTGAAATTAACTTTAGGCCCTGTCACACATAAGGTTTTGAGGTATAATCTGAATAGGCTCAGATCTCCCTCTTTTTCAACTAAGAAGGTTACTTTTCCTCCCGAAACAGTTAAGTTGAAGTGGAGAACACACCTGATCTTGTGTCAGTTCTTCTGCTTCCCAGTTGCTGCAACGCACATGAGGAG encodes:
- the EXD2 gene encoding exonuclease 3'-5' domain-containing protein 2 isoform X1, which encodes MAKQTAVTITLATLLGVALGGLVLWKATQRRKGKTRCSSQQEEATVKSGDEKLIKAEDKKVLSFFRSPTFFWLERTLGADIVIVSEQEEWDHVEPLLKKELEKWPVLGIDCEWVSVEGKANPVSLLQMASSSGLCILVRLPRLVASGQTLPKTLLDIMADSAVLKVGVGCWEDACKLLHDYGLPVKGSMDLRYLAMRQRKDLLHNCLSLKSLAEKVLNFPLDKSPHVRCSNWEAEELTQDQVLYAARDAQVSVALFFHLLGFASLPDTSEGENSLTNWEKVQGKCQGLVDIPFRGRKSGSTGEEKSGEVRSPQKTKNRKSWVNGQPSGNQQMRDPRRQKRKPLGVGYSARKSPLYDNCFLHAPDGQPLCTCDRKKAQWYLDKGIGELVSTDPFVVKLRFEPSGRPESQVDYYLTVKENLCVVCGKRESYIRKNVVPHEYRRHFPIQMKDHNSHDVLLLCTSCHAISNYYDNHLKQQLAQEFGAPIGSEEGVRLLEDPLRRQVRSGARALLNADSLPEPRRAELLQSIKDFYNSDTVTPEMLQAAAGLETRICNESYVPHGLKVVQCCAKGGLRSLMQLERRWRQHFLDSMKPKHLPEQWSVDHNHVKLIQKYGEDLQIKLS
- the EXD2 gene encoding exonuclease 3'-5' domain-containing protein 2 isoform X2, coding for MAKQTAVTITLATLLGVALGGLVLWKATQRRKGKTRCSSQQEEATVKSGDEKLIKAEDKKVLSFFRSPTFFWLERTLGADIVIVSEQEEWDHVEPLLKKELEKWPVLGIDCEWVSVEGKANPVSLLQMASSSGLCILVRLPRLVASGQTLPKTLLDIMADSAVLKVGVGCWEDACKLLHDYGLPVKGSMDLRYLAMRQRKDLLHNCLSLKSLAEKVLNFPLDKSPHVRCSNWEAEELTQDQVLYAARDAQVSVALFFHLLGFASLPDTSEGENSLTNWEKVQGKCQGLVDIPFRGRKSGSTGEEKSGEVRSPQKTKNRKSWVNGQPSGNQQMRDPRRQKRKPLGVGYSARKSPLYDNCFLHAPDGQPLCTCDRKKAQWYLDKGIGELVSTDPFVVKLRFEPSGRPESQVDYYLTVKENLCVVCGKRESYIRKNVVPHEYRRHFPIQMKDHNSHDVLLLCTSCHAISNYYDNHLKQQLAQEFGAPIGSEEGVRLLEDPLRRICNESYVPHGLKVVQCCAKGGLRSLMQLERRWRQHFLDSMKPKHLPEQWSVDHNHVKLIQKYGEDLQIKLS